The Manihot esculenta cultivar AM560-2 chromosome 1, M.esculenta_v8, whole genome shotgun sequence genome has a window encoding:
- the LOC110622628 gene encoding scarecrow-like protein 33 translates to MDPKYTVIGEQSIFPNSDRHPDDESGFNFDSPSSDLNFVNVLSDSSDFVANDLGLSFAFSPGGESFIPEFSPGGESFEPSPGSSPEGDASSPSTDTDSSDPVLKYISQMLMEENMEDKPHMFYDPFALKATEKSLYDVLGEEYPSINSPQLHINLESPDSNLLGSGSDFGGITSSSPSTGTATSDFVDPQLVGYVGESNSVLLQTYIPYDYHLQSNSHSSSQFSVNSSNGLPDIGHGLMSSSVSEMLQNMFSETESVLQFKRGLEEASKFLPKASQLVVDLESNAFATGQKEEAPVVIVKEEKIERGSSPNGSRGRKNHEREDSDLEQGRSSKQSAVYVEESELSEMFDKVLLWPMLKGKQWCCGPEVKQDEASQIPKQNEKSNGSNGGKSRAKKQSRKKETVDLRSLLILCAQAASANDFRTANELLKQVREHSSPLGDGSQRLAHYFANGLEARLAGSGTGMQDFYTSIASRRMTAADMLKAYKTQLHACPFKKLSILFANKMILHAAENATTLHIVDFGVLYGFQWPILIQLLSMRPGGPPKLRITGIELPQQGFRPAERIEETGRRLAKYCQRFNVPFDYNPIAAQEWEKIPIEDLKIDSNEVLAVNCLCRFKNLLDETVEVNCPRNAVLNLIRKIKPNIFVHAIINGSYNAPFFVTRFREALFHFSSLFDMFDSTIPREDQERLKFEREFCGREAMNVVACEGMERVERPETYKQWQFRTTRAGFKQLPLDQEVMEKCRDKMKAWYHKDFVIDQDSNWMLQGWKGRIIYASSCWVPT, encoded by the coding sequence ATGGATCCTAAATACACAGTAATTGGTGAACAATCCATCTTTCCGAACTCTGATCGACACCCAGATGACGAAAGTGGATTTAATTTTGATAGCCCTTCCTCTGATCTTAATTTCGTGAATGTTCTGTCTGATTCCTCTGATTTTGTTGCAAATGATTTGGGTCTGTCCTTTGCCTTTAGTCCTGGGGGAGAGTCATTTATCCCAGAGTTTAGTCCAGGGGGAGAATCTTTTGAACCTTCTCCCGGCAGTAGTCCGGAGGGAGATGCTTCTTCTCCCTCTACTGATACTGATTCTTCAGATCCAGTACTCAAATACATAAGCCAGATGCTTATGGAAGAGAACATGGAAGACAAGCCCCACATGTTTTATGATCCGTTTGCCCTAAAGGCCACAGAGAAGTCATTGTATGATGTGCTTGGTGAGGAATATCCTTCAATCAATTCCCCCCAGCTCCATATCAACCTCGAGAGCCCTGATAGCAATCTTTTGGGTAGTGGTAGTGATTTTGGTGGGATTACTAGCAGTAGCCCTAGCACTGGCACTGCCAccagtgattttgttgatccTCAGTTGGTTGGTTATGTTGGAGAATCAAATTCAGTTTTGTTGCAAACCTATATTCCCTATGACTACCATTTGCAGTCCAATTCACATTCCAGTTCTCAATTTTCGGTGAATTCTTCAAATGGTCTGCCTGATATTGGCCATGGTCTTATGAGTTCTTCTGTGAGTGAGATGTTGCAGAATATGTTTAGTGAGACAGAATCTGTGCTGCAGTTTAAGAGAGGTTTAGAGGAAGCTAGTAAATTCCTTCCTAAAGCTAGTCAACTAGTTGTTGATTTAGAGAGTAATGCATTCGCCACTGGACAAAAGGAAGAGGCTCCAGTGGTTATAGTGAAGGAGGAGAAAATTGAGAGGGGGAGCTCGCCAAATGGCTCAAGGGGTAGGAAGAATCACGAAAGAGAGGATTCAGATTTAGAACAAGGGAGGAGTAGCAAGCAGTCTGCAGTATATGTGGAAGAGAGTGAATTATCGGAAATGTTTGATAAAGTATTGCTTTGGCCGATGTTGAAAGGTAAACAATGGTGCTGTGGCCCTGAAGTCAAGCAGGATGAAGCAAGCCAGATCCCAAAGCAAAATGAAAAATCAAATGGATCAAATGGTGGAAAGTCTCGTGCTAAAAAACAGAGCAGGAAAAAAGAAACAGTGGATTTGAGGAGTCTACTGATTCTCTGCGCACAAGCTGCCTCGGCAAATGACTTCAGAActgcaaatgagctcctgaaaCAGGTTAGGGAGCACTCTTCCCCTTTGGGTGATGGGTCTCAGAGACTGGCTCATTACTTTGCCAATGGTCTTGAGGCACGCTTGGCTGGCAGCGGGACTGGAATGCAAGACTTCTACACTTCTATTGCTTCAAGGAGGATGACTGCTGCTGATATGTTGAAAGCTTACAAAACTCAGCTTCATGCCTGCCCATTTAAGAAGCTCTCAATACTATTTGCAAACAAAATGATATTGCATGCAGCTGAAAATGCAACAACTCTTCATATTGTAGATTTTGGTGTCCTATATGGTTTCCAGTGGCCAATCCTTATCCAGCTTCTCTCAATGCGGCCTGGTGGGCCTCCCAAGCTGCGGATTACAGGGATAGAGCTGCCCCAACAGGGTTTCCGGCCAGCAGAAAGAATTGAGGAGACAGGACGTCGCTTGGCAAAGTATTGTCAGCGATTTAACGTTCCATTTGACTACAATCCTATTGCTGCTCAAGAATGGGAAAAAATCCCAATTGAGGACCTTAAGATTGATAGCAATGAGGTGCTtgctgtgaattgtctgtgtagGTTTAAGAACCTACTTGATGAGACAGTTGAAGTGAACTGCCCAAGGAATGCTGTTCTTAACTTAATTCGGAAGATAAAACCCAACATTTTTGTTCATGCTATCATTAATGGATCCTACAATGCTCCGTTCTTCGTCACACGGTTCCGGGAGGCACTTTTCCACTTCTCCTCTctgtttgatatgtttgattCTACTATACCTCGTGAGGATCAAGAGAGATTGAAGTTTGAGAGAGAGTTTTGTGGGAGAGAGGCCATGAATGTCGTAGCATGTGAGGGCATGGAAAGAGTTGAGAGGCCAGAAACCTACAAGCAGTGGCAGTTTCGGACTACAAGGGCAGGGTTTAAGCAGCTCCCGTTGGACCAGGAGGTCATGGAAAAGTGTAGGGATAAGATGAAGGCATGGTACCACAAGGATTTTGTGATTGATCAAGACAGCAACTGGATGCTGCAGGGATGGAAGGGTCGAATAATCTATGCTTCCAGCTGTTGGGTGCCTAcataa
- the LOC110622382 gene encoding scarecrow-like protein 14 — MDTLIQEFPNSMNRFKFDHYPVSFSPNRNLLNGYELNNNLSNPYSPIPSFDSQPAPNDLTSSSYSSLSSEGHDPNNNVVLKYISDMLMEEDLEGKTCMLQDCLALQAAEKSLYDVLGQEYPHSFDHCSHNAESPNDPSTWSSSVDSSNSYPAAVNSSVENPKWSFDHVGLDSYGIQSSPMDSPESNTLLGPDFHFEINPLTVVRQGIGDGDYLLASKSNPATERESSPSSARGRKNHQREGGDYLEEERSSKHSAISLAESEQSEMFDKVLLCPSENNKSEACAQHEKPQNGASRNGLVKGSNGRTTRGRRQGNKGEVVDLPTLLVQCAQAVAISDQRTATELLRQIGQHSSAYGDGNQRLAYYFSKALETRLAGTRTPKYTPHVGNNPPVSDILKAYQWPCLIQRLSQRPGGPPKLRITGIELPQPGFRPAERVEETGRRLQRYCERFNVPFEYNVIAQKWETIKYADLNISRDEMTVVNCLYRLRNLPDDTVVANSARDAVLKLIRKIKPDLFIHGVVNGTYNAPFFVTRFREALFHFSSMFDMFDVNVPCEDEQRLLYEKEIFGRDIMNAIACEGTERVERPETYKQWQIRNMRAGFRQLLLDQEILKKVRSTVRSEYHKDFVVDEDGRWMLQGWKGRVIYALSVWKPVQE; from the exons ATGGATACCCTTATTCAAGAATTTCCTAATTCCATGAACAGATTCAAATTCGACCATTACCCAGTTTCTTTCTCTCCAAACAGAAATCTTCTTAATGGGTATGAACTCAATAATAACTTGAGTAATCCTTATTCCCCAATTCCTTCATTTGATTCACAACCAGCTCCAAATGACTTGACATCATCTTCTTATTCATCCTTGAGCTCAGAAGGACATGATCCAAATAATAACGTTGTTCTCAAGTACATAAGTGATATGCTTATGGAAGAGGACTTAGAGGGTAAGACCTGCATGTTGCAGGACTGTTTGGCCCTGCAAGCTGCAGAGAAATCCTTGTATGATGTCCTTGGTCAGGAATATCCTCATTCATTTGATCACTGTTCTCATAATGCCGAAAGTCCTAACGATCCTTCAACTTGGAGTAGCAGCGTCGATAGCAGCAACAGCTATCCGGCTGCTGTTAACTCTTCAGTTGAAAATCCAAAATGGAGTTTTGATCATGTTGGTCTAGATTCATATGGAATCCAAAGTTCTCCGATGGACTCCCCTGAAAGTAACACCCTTCTAGGACCAGATTTCCACTTTGAGATAAACCCCTTAACAGTGGTCAGGCAAGGGATAGGAGATGGTGATTATTTGTTGGCATCAAAGAGTAACCCAGCAACGGAGAGAGAATCCTCACCAAGCAGTGCACGGGGAAGGAAAAATCATCAACGTGAGGGTGGTGATTATTtagaagaagagagaagcagcaagcATTCTGCTATTTCTCTTGCAGAGTCTGAGCAGTCTGAGATGTTTGATAAGGTATTGCTTTGTCCAAGTGAAAACAACAAGTCTGAAGCATGTGCTCAACATGAGAAGCCACAGAATGGAGCAAGCAGGAATGGGCTAGTTAAAGGATCTAATGGTAGAACAACGCGAGGAAGAAGACAGGGAAACAAAGGAGAAGTAGTCGATTTGCCAACTCTGCTAGTTCAGTGCGCACAAGCTGTGGCAATCAGTGACCAAAGAACTGCAACGGAACTACTGAGGCAGATTGGGCAACATTCTTCAGCATATGGGGATGGAAACCAAAGATTGGCATACTACTTTTCTAAGGCCCTCGAGACACGATTGGCTGGTACCAGAACACCTAAATATACACCGCATGTAGGCAACAACCCACCAGTTTCTGACATCTTAAAAGCTTACCAG TGGCCTTGCCTTATCCAGCGCCTTTCACAGAGGCCTGGTGGACCTCCAAAGTTGCGAATAACAGGAATTGAGCTCCCACAACCCGGGTTTCGCCCTGCAGAAAGGGTTGAGGAGACTGGCCGTCGCTTACAAAGATATTGTGAGAGGTTCAACGTCCCATTTGAGTATAATGTCATAGCACAGAAATGGGAAACCATCAAGTATGCGGATCTCAACATCAGCAgagatgagatgactgttgtTAACTGTTTGTATCGGTTAAGGAATCTCCCTGACGACACCGTTGTGGCAAACAGTGCAAGAGATGCTGTCCTAAAATTGATCAGGAAAATCAAACCAGACTTATTTATCCATGGAGTTGTTAATGGTACATATAATGCTCCATTCTTTGTGACTCGGTTTCGGGAGGCACTCTTCCACTTCTCTTCCatgtttgatatgtttgatgTAAACGTGCCCTGCGAAGATGAGCAAAGATTGCTGTATGAGAAAGAGATATTTGGAAGAGATATTATGAATGCAATAGCATGTGAGGGTACAGAGAGGGTTGAAAGGCCTGAGACATACAAACAGTGGCAGATTAGAAATATGAGAGCTGGGTTCAGGCAGCTTTTATTAGATCAAGAGATTTTGAAGAAAGTAAGATCTACTGTGAGATCAGAGTATCACAAGGATTTTGTTGTCGATGAGGATGGCCGGTGGATGCTACAGGGATGGAAGGGGAGAGTTATCTATGCTCTCTCAGTTTGGAAACCAGTCCAGGAGTAA
- the LOC110630975 gene encoding scarecrow-like protein 9 produces the protein MNTVVQDPSADAILKCINHTLMEEELEEQNCCILQHYALDLQAAEKSFHDILGQKCLPFTDLENPVSACMFAADSSLMIRDVHEHESSCVTATPLPLGLESNASPFFPPPGIVSETENLQSISGCKVETGKEVILDFANNRVTPVAAAKTTKGKRGTDDHEYDFFNTNPSVSWILHPNGQSRGHNGEMTRRVKTRKLVDLCTLLLHCAEAVAVNDHKTASKLLMQIRKHSTPCGDGSQRLAHCFANALEARIVGRTSEAFAASKLPATCMLDAWKLLFSACPFLNTSNFFAFHTIMEVAEKADRLHIIHFGVVYGFPWSSLIQHLSTRPGGPPVLRVTRIEIPEPVFDSATKLEETGSYLASFCERLNVPFEYTAISKKWESIRFEDYKIHRDEKTIVTCLYRSRNLLDETIDETDINCQRNDILNMIRRMNPSVFIHGIVNGGYNAPFFTTRFREALFYFSSLFDMLEANVSHNVPERMVLEQEIYGKRILNVIACEGSERLERPETYKQWHVRNLRAGLRQLPLKQEMMQNMKEQVKLHYHKDFLMYEDGHWIVQGWKGRILFALSCWKSA, from the coding sequence ATGAACACAGTCGTTCAGGATCCTTCAGCCGATGCTATTTTGAAGTGCATCAACCACACTCTTATGGAGGAAGAGTTGGAGGAGCAAAACTGCTGCATTTTACAACACTACGCTCTCGATCTCCAGGCTGCTGAAAAGTCCTTCCATGATATTCTTGGTCAGAAATGTCTCCCCTTTACCGATTTAGAGAACCCAGTTTCCGCTTGCATGTTTGCGGCGGATTCTAGCTTGATGATTCGCGATGTTCATGAGCATGAGTCCTCATGTGTAACTGCTACACCTTTGCCACTCGGTTTGGAGTCCAATGCATCCCCTTTTTTTCCTCCTCCTGGTATCGTTTCTGAAACCGAGAATTTGCAGTCCATCAGTGGATGCAAAGTGGAAACTGGAAAAGAAGTGATTCTTGATTTTGCAAACAATAGAGTGACTCCTGTGGCGGCGGCTAAGACAACTAAAGGTAAAAGGGGCACTGATGATCATGAGTATGATTTCTTTAACACTAATCCTTCAGTCAGCTGGATACTGCATCCCAATGGACAATCAAGAGGACACAATGGTGAAATGACTCGCAGGGTTAAAACACGAAAATTGGTTGATCTCTGCACTCTTTTGCTTCATTGTGCAGAAGCTGTAGCCGTCAATGATCACAAAACAGCGAGTAAACTACTAATGCAGATTAGGAAGCATTCTACTCCTTGTGGTGATGGATCCCAGAGGCTTGCCCATTGCTTTGCTAATGCTCTTGAGGCTCGAATCGTTGGTCGTACGAGTGAGGCATTTGCTGCTTCTAAGTTGCCGGCTACTTGCATGTTGGATGCTTGGAAGCTCCTTTTTTCAGCTTGCCCTTTCTTGAATACATCGAATTTCTTCGCATTCCATACAATTATGGAAGTTGCAGAGAAAGCAGACAGGCTCCACATCATACACTTTGGTGTCGTGTATGGTTTCCCCTGGTCCTCCTTAATCCAGCATCTCTCAACAAGACCTGGAGGGCCTCCTGTTCTTCGTGTTACAAGAATAGAAATCCCTGAACCTGTTTTCGATTCAGCAACAAAGCTTGAGGAAACAGGAAGTTACTTGGCAAGTTTTTGTGAGAGACTTAATGTCCCGTTCGAGTACACTGCAATATCCAAAAAATGGGAAAGCATCCGATTTGAGGATTACAAGATTCATAGAGATGAAAAGACCATAGTTACATGTTTATATCGATCCAGGAACCTGCTTGATGAGACAATAGATGAAACAGACATAAACTGTCAGAGGAATGACATTCTAAACATGATACGGAGGATGAATCCAAGCGTGTTCATTCATGGGATAGTTAACGGCGGCTATAATGCTCCCTTCTTCACGACGAGGTTTCGAGAGGCTCTTTTCTACTTCTCATCGCTGTTTGATATGCTTGAAGCCAATGTATCCCACAATGTTCCAGAGAGGATGGTGCTTGAGCAAGAGATATATGGAAAGCGGATATTGAATGTGATAGCTTGCGAAGGATCAGAGAGGCTTGAAAGACCAGAGACGTACAAGCAATGGCATGTTAGAAATTTGAGAGCGGGGCTCAGGCAACTGCCATTGAAGCAGGAGATGATGCAAAATATGAAGGAACAAGTGAAGTTACATTACCATAAGGACTTTTTGATGTATGAAGATGGACATTGGATTGTTCAGGGATGGAAAGGACGAATCTTATTTGCTCTTTCTTGTTGGAAATCTGCCTAG
- the LOC110622712 gene encoding scarecrow-like protein 14, with the protein MGTDSGFSGISGFKFEDDILFPDSDQYSNPINGFKFKHTLDFNSVDSSLVLPDLDPSKASLSSIMTTDADSPSDDNDFSETVLKYISQMLMEEDMEEKPCMFHDPLALQAAEKSLYDVLGEKNLPSPNQSYFYGDQFLVDSPDGVFSGSYDYSSNSSSSSNIGGSVEQWSGELGEFKPSFMQTPLPTNFIFQSVANSSSQEPIKSENGLARNDFGEMGSSIGKIMVQNLFSDGELALQFQKGVEEANKFLPKGNQLLIDLETVSMPALKEKDMKVAVKVEKEEREYLPNLTKGKKNHDREDEDLQEERSNKQSAVYADESELAEMFDKVLVCTGEECGPPTCILNDSLQSGSSKTLPQNGQTNGSTPGGGGKNRAKRQGNKKEVVDLRTLLVLCAQAVSADDRRTAYELLKQIRQHSSPFGDGSQRLAHCFANGLEARLAGTGTQIYTALSSEKASAADMLKAYQAYLSACPFKKIAIIFANHSILAASKKATTLHIIDFGVLYGFQWPALIYRLSKRAGGPPKLRITGIELPQSGFRPAERVQETGRRLAKYCERHNVPFEYNAIAKKWETIQIEDLKINGGEFVAVNCLFRFRNLLDETVVVNSPRNSVLNLISKTKPDIFIHAIVNGSYSAPFFVTRFREALFHFSALFDMFDTNMSREDQMRLKFEKEFYGREALNVIACEGSERVERPETYKQWQIRNMRAGLKQLPLDPQLLNKLKCRVKTRYHEDFVVDHDGQWMLQGWKGRIIYASSAWVPA; encoded by the coding sequence ATGGGAACAGATTCGGGTTTTTCTGGAATCTCTGGTTTCAAATTTGAGGATGATATTCTTTTCCCTGATTCAGATCAGTATTCAAACCCTATTAACGGTTTCAAATTCAAACACACCCTAGACTTTAACTCTGTAGACAGTTCACTTGTTTTGCCTGACCTAGATCCCAGTAAGGCTTCTCTGTCATCCATCATGACCACAGATGCAGACTCACCTTCAGATGATAATGATTTCTCGGAGACTGTCCTAAAGTACATAAGCCAGATGCTTATGGAGGAGGACATGGAAGAGAAACCATGCATGTTCCATGACCCTCTGGCACTTCAAGCTGCTGAGAAATCTCTGTATGATGTCCTTGGTGAGAAGAACCTGCCTTCACCTAATCAATCATATTTCTATGGTGACCAATTTTTGGTTGATAGTCCTGACGGTGTTTTTAGTGGTTCCTATGATTATAGCAGCAATAGTAGTTCCAGTTCTAATATCGGTGGTTCAGTTGAACAATGGAGTGGTGAGCTTGGGGAATTTAAACCATCATTTATGCAAACTCCTCTTCCTACTAATTTCATTTTCCAATCTGTTGCAAACTCCAGTTCACAAGAGCCAATCAAATCAGAAAATGGGTTAGCAAGAAATGATTTTGGTGAGATGGGGTCCTCTATTGGTAAGATTATGGTGCAAAATTTGTTCAGTGACGGTGAATTGGCATTACAATTCCAGAAAGGTGTAGAGGAAGCTAATAAGTTCCTTCCTAAGGGTAATCAACTGCTTATTGATTTGGAAACTGTATCTATGCCAGCCCTGAAGGAAAAAGACATGAAGGTGGCAGTAAAGGTAGAGAAAGAGGAGAGGGAGTATTTGCCTAATTTGACTAAAGGAAAGAAGAATCACGATCGGGAGGATGAAGATTTGCAGGAAGAAAGGAGTAACAAACAGTCTGCAGTATATGCAGATGAAAGCGAGCTAGCTGAGATGTTTGATAAGGTATTGGTATGCACAGGGGAAGAATGTGGACCTCCTACATGTATTCTTAATGACAGTTTGCAGAGTGGATCAAGCAAAACATTGCCTCAGAATGGACAAACAAATGGATCTACTCCTGGTGGTGGTGGAAAGAATCGGGCTAAGAGACAAGGCAATAAGAAGGAAGTGGTTGATTTGAGGACCCTTCTGGTTCTATGTGCACAAGCTGTGTCTGCTGATGATCGCCGGACAGCTTATGAACTACTAAAGCAGATAAGGCAGCATTCTTCGCCTTTTGGTGATGGGTCTCAAAGATTAGCTCATTGCTTTGCCAATGGCCTCGAAGCACGTTTGGCTGGGACAGGAACCCAGATCTACACTGCCCTGTCTTCTGAAAAAGCTTCAGCTGCAGATATGTTGAAAGCTTACCAAGCTTACCTTTCTGCCTGTCCATTTAAGAAGATTGCAATCATCTTTGCAAACCACAGTATTCTGGCTGCTTCTAAGAAAGCAACAACCCTTCATATAATAGACTTTGGTGTATTATATGGTTTCCAGTGGCCTGCTCTCATTTATCGCCTATCAAAAAGAGCTGGTGGGCCTCCCAAGCTGCGTATTACAGGGATAGAGCTTCCACAAAGTGGTTTCCGACCTGCAGAGAGAGTTCAGGAAACAGGCCGCCGCTTGGCAAAATATTGTGAGCGCCATAATGTTCCATTCGAGTACAATGCCATAGCAAAGAAATGGGAAACTATCCAAATTGAAGACCTCAAGATTAATGGTGGTGAATTTGTTGCTGTGAATTGTCTTTTCCGATTTAGAAACCTACTTGATGAGACAGTTGTGGTTAACAGTCCCAGGAATAGTGTTCTAAATTTAATCAGTAAGACAAAGCCAGATATATTTATCCATGCCATTGTTAATGGGTCTTATAGTGCCCCGTTTTTTGTCACAAGGTTCCGGGaggctcttttccacttctcagcattgtttgatatgtttgatacTAATATGTCCCGTGAAGATCAAATGAGGTTGAAGTTTGAGAAAGAGTTCTATGGTCGGGAAGCTTTGAATGTCATAGCTTGTGAGGGCTCAGAAAGGGTTGAAAGACCAGAGACATACAAGCAATGGCAGATTCGGAACATGAGAGCTGGGTTGAAACAACTTCCTTTGGACCCTCAACTCCTAAACAAACTCAAGTGTAGAGTGAAGACAAGATACCATGAAGATTTTGTGGTTGATCACGATGGCCAATGGATGCTGCAGGGATGGAAGGGACGGATTATTTATGCATCCAGCGCCTGGGTTCCTGCATAG